The proteins below are encoded in one region of Streptomyces marianii:
- a CDS encoding glutamate-cysteine ligase family protein, with amino-acid sequence MGEKIVAGGFDLSDRQRYRRKLQQCLAGLGRLLAEKRFDRPRNLMGMEIELNLAGSDGLPRMMNAEVLDRIASRDFQTELGMFNLEVNIAPHRLGGRVLDQLAEELRTGLGYAHRKAAEVDAGIVMIGILPTLAGKDLVSANLSDVDRYVLLNDQIVAARGEDFTLDIEGVEHLGCTSSSIAPEAACTSVQLHLQVTPGRFAQVWNAAQAVAAVQIAVGANSPFLFGKELWRESRPPLFRQATDTRPPELQAQGVRPRTWFGERWVGSAYELFEENLRYFPALLPICDDEEPLRVLDDGGVPRLQELVLHNGTVYRWNRPVYGLADGVPHLRVENRVLPAGPTVTDVVANAAFYYGLVRALAEESRPLWTRMSFETAAANFETACRNGIEAELEWPRPGRGGGLTRVPAVKLVRDELLPLAAAGLDAWNVEPADRDFYLGVVEGRCRRRVNGASWQVEAFHRALDAGLDRRAALAAVTRRYSVLMHADEPVHTWPAGPGD; translated from the coding sequence ATGGGGGAGAAGATCGTGGCAGGCGGGTTCGACCTGTCCGATCGGCAACGCTACCGGAGAAAGCTCCAGCAGTGCCTGGCGGGACTGGGGAGACTCCTGGCGGAAAAGAGGTTCGATCGCCCCAGGAATCTGATGGGGATGGAGATCGAGCTCAATCTCGCGGGCTCCGACGGCCTGCCCCGGATGATGAATGCCGAGGTGCTCGACAGGATTGCCAGCCGTGATTTCCAGACCGAGCTCGGAATGTTCAACCTGGAGGTGAACATAGCGCCGCACCGGCTCGGCGGACGGGTCCTCGACCAGCTCGCGGAGGAACTTCGCACGGGTCTGGGATATGCCCATCGCAAAGCCGCGGAGGTCGATGCCGGAATCGTGATGATCGGCATCCTTCCGACCCTCGCCGGTAAGGATCTGGTTTCCGCGAATCTGTCGGACGTCGACCGCTATGTCCTTCTCAACGACCAGATCGTCGCCGCCCGCGGTGAGGACTTCACCCTCGACATCGAAGGGGTCGAGCACCTCGGCTGCACGTCGTCCTCGATCGCTCCGGAGGCGGCCTGCACGTCGGTGCAACTGCACCTCCAGGTGACACCGGGCCGGTTCGCCCAGGTGTGGAACGCCGCCCAGGCCGTGGCGGCGGTCCAGATCGCCGTCGGCGCGAACTCCCCGTTCCTGTTCGGCAAGGAACTCTGGCGCGAGTCCCGGCCACCGCTCTTCCGGCAGGCGACGGACACCCGGCCGCCAGAGCTCCAGGCCCAGGGCGTGCGGCCCAGGACCTGGTTCGGCGAGCGCTGGGTGGGCTCCGCCTACGAACTCTTCGAGGAGAACCTGCGCTACTTCCCGGCCCTCCTGCCGATCTGCGACGACGAGGAGCCGCTGCGGGTGCTCGACGACGGCGGCGTGCCGCGGCTGCAGGAACTCGTCCTGCACAACGGCACGGTCTACCGCTGGAACCGGCCGGTCTACGGTCTCGCGGACGGCGTGCCCCATCTGCGCGTCGAGAACCGGGTGCTCCCGGCCGGTCCCACCGTCACCGACGTCGTGGCCAACGCGGCCTTCTACTACGGGCTCGTGCGGGCGCTCGCCGAGGAGTCGCGACCGCTGTGGACCCGGATGTCGTTCGAGACCGCCGCGGCGAACTTCGAAACCGCCTGCCGGAACGGCATCGAGGCCGAGCTGGAGTGGCCGCGTCCGGGCCGGGGCGGCGGGCTCACCCGCGTTCCCGCCGTCAAACTCGTACGGGACGAACTGCTGCCGCTCGCGGCGGCCGGGCTGGACGCCTGGAACGTGGAGCCCGCGGACCGGGATTTCTACCTGGGTGTTGTCGAGGGGCGGTGCAGACGCCGGGTGAACGGTGCGTCCTGGCAGGTCGAGGCCTTCCACAGGGCGCTGGACGCCGGGCTCGACCGGCGTGCCGCGCTCGCCGCGGTCACGCGCCGCTACAGCGTGCTGATGCACGCGGACGAGCCCGTGCACACCTGGCCGGCGGGACCGGGGGACTGA
- a CDS encoding CPBP family intramembrane glutamic endopeptidase yields MQAEAGRVSGSVPDGGFPRGILRSETLIVLALSLGASAVSSLISFIGALTKPGGLADQAANLNSSYAPGRPWLDLAWQLFGIATALVPVVLVGHLLLREGAGGLRAVGFDRTRPWSDLGRGALVAAGIGSAGLAFYLVVRAAGANLTVVPESLPDVWWKYPVLVLSAVQNSVVEEVIVVGYLLRRLDQLGWSPVRALVASSVLRGSYHLYQGIGGFVGNMVMGVVFVLLYRRWGRVGPLVAAHALLDIVAFVGYGLLAGKVGWLPTA; encoded by the coding sequence GTGCAGGCGGAGGCGGGACGGGTGTCCGGATCGGTCCCCGACGGGGGATTCCCGCGCGGGATACTGCGGTCCGAGACCCTGATCGTCCTGGCGCTCTCGCTGGGCGCCAGCGCGGTGTCGTCGCTCATCAGCTTCATCGGGGCGCTGACGAAGCCCGGCGGTCTCGCGGACCAGGCCGCGAACCTCAACAGCTCCTACGCGCCCGGCCGGCCGTGGCTCGACCTCGCATGGCAGCTGTTCGGGATCGCGACGGCACTGGTTCCCGTCGTCCTCGTCGGCCATCTGCTGCTCAGGGAGGGCGCCGGCGGGCTGAGGGCCGTCGGCTTCGACCGGACCAGGCCGTGGTCCGACCTGGGGCGCGGTGCGCTGGTGGCGGCCGGCATCGGCAGTGCGGGGCTGGCGTTCTACCTGGTGGTCAGGGCAGCGGGGGCCAACCTCACGGTGGTTCCGGAGTCGCTTCCCGACGTGTGGTGGAAGTACCCGGTCCTCGTTCTCTCCGCGGTGCAGAACTCCGTCGTCGAGGAGGTCATCGTCGTCGGGTACCTGCTGCGGCGGCTGGACCAACTGGGCTGGAGCCCGGTCCGCGCCCTCGTCGCCAGTTCGGTGCTGCGCGGCTCGTACCACCTCTACCAGGGGATCGGCGGCTTCGTCGGCAACATGGTGATGGGCGTGGTCTTCGTTCTGCTGTACCGCCGCTGGGGCCGGGTGGGGCCGCTCGTGGCCGCCCACGCGCTTCTCGACATCGTCGCCTTCGTGGGCTACGGACTGCTGGCGGGGAAGGTGGGCTGGCTGCCCACGGCATGA
- a CDS encoding PhzF family phenazine biosynthesis protein: MRIRIVDAFTDRPFAGNPAAVLLLDTDAFPDDGRLQDVATEMNLSETAFAHPLPEGGEADWALRWFTPAAEVDMCGHATLATAHVLHRTGTASGTVRFAARCGILTTTVHEDGSITLDLPVSSLTPVETPDGIADALGAAPLSVLDTSDHIGDLLVELGDEAAVRGLRPDIRALAAHSQRGIIATAAAANPGEGYDYVSRCFFPNVGIDEDPVTGSAHSALAPFWSARLGRPELTGLQASARSGLVRTALRGDRVLLTGSAVTVVDGELLVTL; this comes from the coding sequence ATGCGGATTCGAATCGTGGACGCCTTCACCGACCGGCCCTTCGCGGGCAATCCCGCCGCGGTCCTGCTGCTCGACACCGACGCCTTCCCCGACGACGGCCGGCTCCAGGACGTGGCGACGGAGATGAACCTCTCCGAGACGGCCTTCGCACATCCGCTGCCCGAGGGCGGCGAGGCGGACTGGGCGCTGCGCTGGTTCACACCGGCCGCCGAGGTGGACATGTGCGGGCACGCGACACTCGCCACGGCCCACGTCCTCCACCGGACCGGCACCGCGAGCGGCACCGTGCGCTTCGCCGCGCGCTGCGGGATCCTGACGACGACCGTGCACGAGGACGGCTCGATCACCCTGGACCTCCCCGTGTCGTCCCTGACCCCGGTAGAGACTCCGGACGGCATCGCCGACGCGCTGGGGGCCGCTCCGCTCTCGGTCCTGGACACCTCGGACCACATAGGCGATCTGCTGGTCGAGCTCGGCGACGAGGCGGCCGTCCGCGGTCTGCGCCCGGACATCCGCGCCCTCGCCGCCCATTCGCAGCGCGGGATCATCGCCACGGCGGCGGCCGCGAACCCGGGGGAGGGGTACGACTACGTCTCGCGCTGCTTCTTCCCGAACGTCGGCATCGACGAGGATCCCGTCACCGGCAGTGCGCACTCCGCCCTCGCGCCGTTCTGGTCGGCGCGGCTGGGCCGACCGGAGCTGACCGGGCTGCAGGCCTCCGCCCGCTCCGGCCTGGTGCGGACGGCGCTGCGCGGCGACCGCGTCCTGCTCACCGGCAGCGCCGTGACCGTCGTCGACGGCGAACTGCTCGTCACCCTCTGA
- a CDS encoding TnsA-like heteromeric transposase endonuclease subunit, with protein MFEDAALTAFELAFSEDGTRVRRSLGASWGTRFEAVAPVREFSWHKDGRGFAGWYYSATVRDHVGYESWLERDRLILLDRDPRVAAIGSQPFWLHWNDGTRKRRHAPDYFVRLSDGRARVVDVRAEDEVDEATGEAFAATHEACRAVGWEFEWVGRPEPVFMANVRWLSRYRRARCGRPTAVAERLLEVFREPMGLWDGAGLVGERLQVLPVLFHLLWSGALGTDLVGRLMETDSLVWTEGSGWAA; from the coding sequence GTGTTCGAAGATGCTGCTCTGACAGCCTTTGAACTGGCCTTTTCCGAAGACGGCACGCGCGTACGCCGGTCGCTGGGGGCGAGTTGGGGAACGCGGTTCGAAGCTGTGGCCCCTGTACGCGAGTTCAGCTGGCACAAGGACGGTCGCGGTTTCGCTGGCTGGTACTACTCAGCAACGGTGCGGGACCATGTGGGCTACGAGTCGTGGCTTGAGCGGGATCGGCTGATCCTGCTGGATCGTGATCCCAGGGTGGCTGCGATTGGTTCACAGCCGTTCTGGCTGCACTGGAACGACGGCACTCGCAAGCGGCGACACGCCCCTGACTACTTCGTCCGGCTGTCCGATGGACGGGCCCGCGTCGTTGACGTCCGCGCCGAAGACGAAGTCGATGAGGCGACGGGGGAGGCGTTCGCCGCGACCCACGAGGCGTGTCGGGCGGTGGGTTGGGAGTTCGAGTGGGTGGGGCGGCCTGAGCCGGTGTTCATGGCGAACGTCCGCTGGCTATCCCGTTATCGGCGGGCCCGCTGCGGGCGGCCGACGGCGGTGGCGGAGCGGCTCCTGGAGGTCTTCCGTGAGCCGATGGGGCTATGGGATGGCGCTGGACTGGTCGGGGAGCGTCTTCAGGTGCTGCCGGTGCTGTTTCACCTGCTGTGGTCCGGTGCTCTGGGAACGGACCTCGTCGGTCGTCTGATGGAGACCGACAGTCTGGTCTGGACGGAGGGAAGCGGATGGGCAGCTTGA
- a CDS encoding Mu transposase C-terminal domain-containing protein — protein sequence MGSLKRPPVLAVGQRVRFEGQVRGVLEVAAQAAVLEDAEAPHRVVALIDLFEAPDFEVLFRPERMPLPPSGLLETLSSEAVKQALWWEQHILEVLHGLPPDAEPDTVPRPGYGPGTSVTSRQKVKAAELTALGYDVKPGTVGFRRRRYQADGLAGLADHRPVRKRKEFGSVPDAVVEAMRQAVKEGVDTSTRNGAYLIWRTGEIIRENGGDPVKLPSRRTLYRLVAKLTAGTHTTGSAVTRRSRAHGAAAPFGELTVSAPGEVMQIDSTPLDVMVRLDNGVVGKVELTGMIDVATRTLMAAVLRPTTKSVDASVLLARTVTPELMRPGWVDVLKMSRSVLPHRRLLTLDERLEHAAARPVIVPEMIVCDHGKVFVSHNFRASCRFLEIDFQPTHKGSPFEKGHIEKMLGSVATMFAQFLPGYTGRNTDHRGRHPEQENLWSLPELQELLDEWVVAQWQNRPHEGLRDPDHPGRLFTPNQKYAALVESCGYVPVALSGQDYVELLPAAWRAVNSYGIRINNRTYDAPELGPMRRRDSGVTAKRGLWEVHRDPYDVSRVWVRNHRGEGEWVQATWKYLNRAPVPFGDLAWDHVSHQLPKATEEELAAAVSALLTRAHAGPDQPAAKKRKAKPSKADRRVAARTKATAPAAAKPPPRPETQPLPEPPVEDEETMAEVIPLGIFDPLEDPWRRS from the coding sequence ATGGGCAGCTTGAAGCGGCCGCCGGTTCTGGCGGTCGGTCAGAGGGTGCGGTTCGAGGGCCAGGTGAGGGGTGTTCTCGAGGTCGCCGCCCAGGCAGCGGTGCTGGAGGACGCCGAGGCGCCACACCGAGTCGTCGCCTTGATCGATCTATTCGAGGCACCAGACTTCGAGGTGCTGTTCCGTCCGGAGCGCATGCCGCTGCCGCCGTCCGGCTTGCTGGAGACCCTTTCGTCCGAGGCGGTGAAGCAGGCGCTTTGGTGGGAACAGCACATTCTCGAAGTCCTCCACGGGCTTCCGCCGGACGCCGAGCCAGACACGGTGCCGCGGCCCGGTTACGGTCCAGGCACGTCGGTGACCTCACGGCAGAAGGTCAAAGCGGCCGAACTCACCGCCCTCGGTTACGACGTCAAGCCCGGAACAGTGGGTTTTCGGCGGCGCCGCTACCAAGCTGACGGCCTGGCCGGGCTGGCCGATCACCGGCCGGTCCGCAAGCGCAAGGAGTTCGGCTCCGTGCCCGATGCCGTCGTCGAGGCGATGCGGCAGGCGGTCAAAGAGGGAGTCGACACGTCGACGCGCAACGGGGCCTATCTGATCTGGCGGACTGGGGAGATCATCCGGGAGAATGGCGGGGACCCGGTCAAGCTACCGTCGCGGCGGACGCTCTACCGGCTGGTGGCGAAGCTGACCGCGGGCACGCACACCACCGGATCGGCGGTCACACGCCGCTCCAGGGCCCACGGAGCCGCTGCACCGTTCGGTGAGCTGACGGTGTCGGCACCGGGCGAAGTCATGCAGATCGACTCCACTCCCCTGGACGTCATGGTCCGGCTGGACAACGGCGTTGTCGGCAAGGTCGAGCTCACCGGCATGATCGACGTTGCTACCCGGACGCTCATGGCGGCCGTGCTGAGGCCCACGACGAAGTCGGTCGATGCCAGCGTGCTGCTGGCCCGCACGGTCACGCCGGAATTGATGCGACCGGGCTGGGTCGACGTGTTGAAGATGTCCCGCTCGGTGCTGCCGCACAGGCGCTTGCTGACGCTCGACGAGCGTCTTGAACACGCCGCGGCCAGGCCAGTGATCGTCCCGGAGATGATCGTCTGCGATCACGGGAAGGTGTTCGTCTCGCACAACTTCCGTGCTTCCTGCCGGTTCCTGGAGATTGACTTCCAGCCGACCCATAAGGGCTCGCCCTTCGAGAAGGGCCACATCGAGAAGATGCTGGGCTCCGTCGCCACGATGTTCGCCCAGTTCCTCCCCGGCTACACTGGCCGCAACACCGACCATCGCGGCCGCCACCCGGAACAGGAGAACCTGTGGTCGCTGCCTGAACTGCAGGAACTGCTGGACGAGTGGGTCGTCGCCCAGTGGCAGAACCGCCCTCATGAGGGCCTGCGCGATCCCGACCACCCCGGTCGGTTGTTCACGCCGAACCAGAAGTACGCCGCACTGGTCGAGTCCTGCGGTTACGTCCCCGTTGCGCTCAGCGGCCAGGACTACGTCGAACTCCTCCCCGCAGCCTGGCGGGCCGTCAACTCCTACGGCATCCGGATCAACAACCGCACTTACGATGCCCCCGAGCTGGGTCCGATGCGGCGGCGCGATTCAGGGGTCACCGCCAAGAGGGGGCTCTGGGAAGTGCACCGGGACCCCTACGACGTCTCCCGAGTCTGGGTACGCAACCACCGCGGCGAAGGCGAGTGGGTCCAGGCAACCTGGAAATACCTGAACCGGGCGCCCGTTCCCTTTGGCGACCTTGCCTGGGATCACGTCAGCCACCAGTTGCCCAAGGCCACCGAGGAAGAACTCGCTGCGGCAGTGTCCGCCTTGTTGACCCGGGCCCACGCCGGCCCTGACCAGCCAGCGGCAAAGAAGCGGAAGGCCAAGCCGTCCAAGGCGGACCGCCGCGTCGCCGCCCGGACCAAGGCCACCGCACCGGCAGCAGCCAAACCCCCGCCGCGACCGGAGACGCAACCCTTGCCGGAGCCGCCGGTGGAGGACGAGGAAACGATGGCCGAAGTGATCCCGCTGGGAATCTTCGACCCGCTTGAGGACCCCTGGAGACGTTCGTGA
- a CDS encoding ATP-binding protein, translating to MPLAAQSDDDFGRYLTVLPGWREFVAGAISEPMVMLTQDEYDALAKEDRYQYDEDRLDHHARLQVVATSTVRHTVTCGRRLIILNRGAISARRGLIVSGPANTGKTIALTQLGLAHELQDRRRHPGQDERIPVIYITVPPAATPRMIAAEFARFLGLPVLRSSNITDLTEAVVGVCTKARTSLVLVDEIHNISLHTRTGAEASDTLKYFSERVPATFAYAGIDIEDSGLLSGTRGDQIAARFTSVATHSFPYNKEWKALVAQMEANLVLHQHKRGTLTRLDRFLHTRTSGMIGTLSHQLRGAAVDAILTGSEKITKSGLLAVDLDIASGRKRPGGPSAAVGDQ from the coding sequence ATGCCGCTGGCAGCACAGTCGGATGACGATTTCGGCCGCTACCTGACGGTCCTGCCCGGCTGGCGCGAGTTCGTCGCTGGGGCGATCAGCGAGCCGATGGTCATGCTGACGCAGGACGAGTACGACGCCCTGGCCAAGGAGGACCGATACCAGTACGACGAGGACCGGCTTGACCACCACGCCCGCCTGCAGGTGGTGGCCACCTCGACCGTCCGGCACACAGTCACCTGCGGACGCCGCCTGATCATCCTCAACCGCGGCGCGATCAGTGCCCGCAGGGGCCTCATCGTCAGCGGGCCGGCCAACACCGGCAAGACGATCGCCCTGACCCAGCTCGGCCTGGCCCACGAACTCCAGGACCGCCGCCGGCATCCCGGCCAGGACGAACGCATACCGGTCATCTACATCACCGTCCCGCCCGCCGCGACACCCCGCATGATCGCTGCGGAGTTCGCCCGCTTCCTCGGCCTTCCGGTCCTGCGAAGCTCCAACATCACCGACCTCACCGAGGCCGTGGTCGGCGTCTGCACCAAGGCTCGCACCAGCCTCGTCCTGGTCGACGAGATCCATAACATCTCCCTGCACACCCGCACGGGAGCCGAGGCGTCCGACACGCTCAAGTACTTCTCTGAGCGCGTCCCTGCGACGTTCGCCTACGCCGGCATCGACATCGAAGACAGCGGTCTGCTGTCCGGCACCCGCGGCGACCAGATCGCCGCCCGCTTCACCTCGGTGGCCACCCACTCGTTCCCCTACAACAAGGAGTGGAAGGCGCTGGTCGCGCAGATGGAGGCGAACCTTGTGCTGCACCAGCACAAGCGCGGCACCCTGACCCGTCTGGACCGCTTCCTGCACACCCGAACGAGCGGCATGATCGGCACCCTCTCCCACCAGCTCCGCGGTGCCGCCGTGGACGCCATCCTCACCGGCTCAGAAAAGATCACGAAGTCCGGACTGCTGGCCGTCGACCTGGACATCGCCTCCGGCCGGAAGCGGCCAGGCGGCCCCTCGGCAGCGGTTGGCGATCAGTGA
- a CDS encoding Imm10 family immunity protein, with translation MAGEEEPDDQEVALGMDTHCLVTAGQGTAYGCVRGAVLTGNVLHVSLDPDALEDLRLDDSEIEAVIEASTEDIVQFREVLAQVLNYGRADAVPSRLVI, from the coding sequence ATGGCGGGAGAGGAAGAGCCTGATGATCAGGAGGTTGCCCTAGGGATGGACACGCATTGCCTGGTCACGGCCGGCCAGGGGACCGCCTATGGCTGTGTGCGTGGGGCCGTTCTGACGGGCAACGTGCTCCACGTCTCACTCGACCCTGACGCGCTGGAAGACCTGCGATTGGATGACAGCGAGATCGAGGCCGTCATAGAAGCGTCGACCGAAGACATCGTCCAGTTCCGAGAAGTTCTCGCCCAGGTGCTCAACTACGGACGCGCGGACGCTGTGCCCAGTCGTCTCGTCATCTGA